Proteins encoded by one window of Thiohalospira halophila DSM 15071:
- the hprK gene encoding HPr(Ser) kinase/phosphatase: MDGGVGVGDLLRLAGKPLGLRRLDTTGADPACRLEADDDAALVGPFNPVRPPCIQVVGTVERDYLADLGKNSLADALASLVRTDRIIILADGIEPPRVLAEQVAATGTALLTSDAPTHTVISNLRHLLARDTARVTTLHGVYLEVLGLGVLLTGSSAVGKSELALELISRGHRLVADDAPRFRRVDPETVNGHCPEALRGFLEVRGLGVLDIPAMFGESALKASKNLRLVVDLQPFDQVSLDAEARLRGARQDQEVLGVTTPGITLPVAPGRNLAVLVEGAVRNHILAQSGYDAADAFMNKQRALMDASSGSGT; this comes from the coding sequence ATGGATGGGGGCGTCGGCGTCGGTGATCTCCTCCGCCTGGCCGGCAAACCCCTGGGACTCCGCCGGCTGGATACCACCGGCGCCGACCCCGCCTGCCGGCTGGAGGCCGACGACGACGCCGCCCTGGTAGGCCCCTTCAATCCGGTCCGCCCCCCCTGCATCCAGGTGGTCGGGACCGTGGAGCGGGACTACCTGGCCGATCTGGGCAAGAACTCCCTGGCGGATGCCCTGGCCAGTCTGGTCCGCACCGACCGCATCATCATCCTCGCCGACGGCATTGAACCGCCGAGGGTCCTGGCGGAGCAGGTGGCCGCCACGGGTACGGCCCTGCTCACCAGCGACGCCCCCACCCACACCGTGATCAGCAACCTGCGCCACCTCCTGGCGCGGGACACCGCCCGGGTGACCACCCTCCACGGGGTCTACCTGGAGGTCCTGGGGCTGGGCGTCCTGCTCACCGGCTCCAGCGCCGTGGGCAAGAGCGAGCTGGCCCTGGAGCTCATCAGCCGCGGCCACCGCCTGGTGGCCGACGACGCCCCGCGCTTCCGCCGCGTGGACCCGGAGACGGTGAACGGCCACTGCCCCGAGGCCCTGCGCGGCTTCCTGGAGGTCCGCGGCCTGGGGGTGCTGGATATCCCGGCCATGTTCGGCGAGAGCGCCCTGAAGGCGAGCAAGAATCTGCGCCTGGTGGTCGACCTGCAGCCCTTCGATCAGGTCTCCCTGGATGCCGAGGCGCGCCTGCGCGGGGCCCGGCAGGACCAGGAGGTCCTGGGCGTCACGACCCCGGGCATCACCCTGCCGGTGGCGCCGGGGCGCAACCTCGCCGTACTGGTGGAGGGGGCCGTGCGTAATCACATCCTGGCCCAGAGCGGGTATGATGCCGCGGACGCCTTCATGAACAAGCAGCGAGCACTGATGGACGCCAGCAGCGGGAGCGGCACATGA
- a CDS encoding dihydrolipoyl dehydrogenase family protein, which translates to MANQYDLAIIGSGPGGYRAAVLGALRGLKVAIVEKDTWGGCCLNRGCVPKKDWHHTARILAASEGFAERGIRGSLEPDLEAAWDHQKAVVEEVRGNYTDYMKRLGIAAHVGHGTLVDAHTVRVSGDGGESDLTADHLILATGSHARIPEGITPESGRILTTDMLFDERPPEGRRVALAGGGVIGTELAWILTRLGCEVTWLMGTKPLRGAGFTPQALRTLEAALSREGVKAQTDRRLAGARVTDNGVTVELADGATEEVDWLLLGTGRVPHTAGLEPAAAGVEVDGDGFITTGADLRTAAGHIFAIGDVRTPIMTANQALADATTAVDNIVTGSARETPEKRVPWAVYSAVELARVGMDDDTAEDEGWEPAVGFAAFETSPRALGQGDAEGHVRLLADMDEGTLLGTEIVGDEAAELIHLAALAPDPDTALRLLAGGPWNHPTRGEELGNAAETMAAQWGMGEFVFPEE; encoded by the coding sequence ATGGCGAACCAATACGACCTGGCCATCATCGGCTCCGGCCCCGGCGGCTATCGCGCCGCGGTGCTGGGCGCCCTGCGCGGCCTCAAGGTGGCCATCGTGGAGAAGGACACCTGGGGCGGCTGCTGCCTCAACCGCGGCTGCGTCCCCAAGAAGGACTGGCACCATACCGCCCGCATCCTGGCCGCCAGCGAGGGCTTCGCCGAGCGCGGCATCCGGGGGAGCCTGGAGCCGGACCTGGAGGCGGCCTGGGACCACCAGAAGGCCGTGGTCGAGGAGGTCCGGGGCAACTACACCGACTACATGAAGCGGCTGGGGATCGCCGCCCACGTCGGCCACGGCACCCTGGTGGACGCCCACACCGTGCGCGTGAGCGGGGACGGCGGCGAGAGCGACCTCACCGCCGACCACCTCATCCTGGCCACCGGCTCCCACGCCCGCATCCCGGAGGGGATCACCCCCGAGAGCGGCCGCATCCTCACCACCGACATGCTCTTCGATGAGCGTCCCCCCGAGGGTCGGCGGGTGGCCCTGGCCGGCGGCGGCGTCATCGGGACCGAGCTGGCCTGGATCCTCACTCGCCTGGGCTGCGAGGTCACCTGGCTCATGGGCACCAAGCCCCTGCGCGGCGCCGGCTTCACCCCCCAGGCCCTACGCACCCTGGAGGCGGCGCTCAGCCGCGAGGGCGTGAAGGCCCAGACCGACCGGCGCCTGGCCGGGGCGCGGGTGACCGACAACGGTGTCACCGTGGAGCTGGCTGACGGCGCCACCGAGGAGGTGGACTGGCTGCTGCTGGGCACCGGCCGGGTCCCGCACACGGCGGGGCTGGAGCCGGCGGCGGCCGGCGTCGAGGTGGATGGCGACGGCTTCATCACCACCGGCGCCGACCTGCGCACCGCCGCCGGCCACATCTTCGCCATCGGCGACGTCCGCACCCCCATCATGACCGCCAACCAGGCCCTGGCCGACGCCACCACGGCGGTGGACAACATCGTCACCGGCAGCGCCCGGGAGACCCCGGAGAAGCGCGTCCCGTGGGCGGTCTACAGCGCCGTGGAGCTGGCCCGGGTGGGTATGGACGACGACACCGCGGAGGACGAGGGCTGGGAGCCGGCGGTGGGCTTCGCCGCCTTCGAGACCTCCCCCCGCGCCCTGGGCCAGGGGGATGCCGAGGGCCACGTCCGGCTGCTGGCCGACATGGATGAGGGGACGCTGCTGGGCACCGAGATCGTCGGCGACGAGGCCGCCGAGCTCATCCACCTGGCCGCCCTGGCCCCGGACCCCGACACGGCCCTGCGGCTCCTGGCCGGTGGCCCCTGGAACCACCCCACGCGGGGCGAGGAGCTGGGCAATGCCGCCGAGACCATGGCGGCCCAGTGGGGCATGGGCGAGTTCGTCTTCCCCGAGGAGTGA
- a CDS encoding carbon-nitrogen hydrolase family protein, with amino-acid sequence MSRLAAVQMASGPNRQANLIEAGRLIADAARSGAELVALPENFGLMGMVDDDLVTAAEADGEGPLQEFLAEQARRNGIWLVGGTVPIASADGTRARPACLVFDDRGQRVARYDKIHLFDVHLPDSGESYTESRTLEPGEAVVTLDSPFGRLGLAVCYDLRFPELFREMVAAGAETFIVPSAFTAITGRAHWEVLTRARAIENLCYLVAPAQGGYHANGRQTWGHSAIIDPWGSVLDRLPNGSGVVVADRNADYQRSVRRTFPALEHRRR; translated from the coding sequence GTGAGTAGACTGGCAGCCGTGCAGATGGCCTCCGGGCCGAATCGCCAGGCCAATCTCATCGAGGCGGGTCGGCTCATCGCCGATGCCGCCCGGTCCGGGGCAGAGCTGGTGGCCCTGCCGGAGAATTTCGGCCTCATGGGGATGGTGGATGACGACCTGGTCACCGCCGCCGAGGCCGACGGCGAGGGGCCGCTCCAGGAGTTCCTCGCCGAGCAGGCGCGGCGCAACGGCATCTGGCTGGTGGGCGGGACGGTCCCCATCGCCAGCGCCGACGGCACTCGGGCCCGTCCGGCCTGCCTGGTCTTCGACGACCGCGGCCAGCGGGTGGCGCGCTACGACAAGATCCACCTCTTCGACGTCCACCTCCCGGACAGCGGCGAGAGCTACACCGAGTCCCGCACCCTGGAGCCGGGGGAGGCCGTGGTTACCCTGGACTCCCCCTTTGGCCGGCTGGGGCTGGCGGTCTGCTACGACCTGCGCTTCCCGGAGCTCTTCCGGGAGATGGTGGCGGCCGGGGCGGAGACCTTCATCGTCCCCTCCGCCTTCACGGCCATCACCGGCCGGGCCCACTGGGAGGTCCTCACCCGGGCCCGGGCCATCGAGAACCTCTGCTACCTGGTGGCCCCCGCCCAGGGCGGCTACCACGCCAATGGCCGCCAGACCTGGGGCCACTCGGCCATTATCGACCCCTGGGGGTCGGTGCTGGACCGGCTGCCCAACGGCTCCGGCGTGGTGGTCGCCGACCGCAACGCCGACTACCAGCGCAGCGTCCGCCGGACCTTCCCGGCGCTGGAGCACCGTCGGCGCTGA
- a CDS encoding PTS sugar transporter subunit IIA: MVGLLVITHARIGDALLDTARTMLGPPPLLTEVLSVPQDCDPEAMLAEARQRRAEVDDGSGVLVLTDMYGSTPSNIAARLLSDGNLRLVAGINLPMLVRVLNYPSLPLDTLADKAISGGREGVLSNPL, encoded by the coding sequence ATGGTCGGTCTGCTCGTCATAACCCACGCCCGCATCGGCGACGCCCTGCTGGATACCGCGCGCACCATGCTGGGGCCGCCGCCGCTGCTCACCGAGGTGCTCTCGGTCCCCCAGGACTGCGACCCCGAGGCCATGCTGGCCGAGGCGCGTCAGCGCCGGGCGGAGGTGGACGACGGCAGCGGCGTCCTGGTCCTCACCGACATGTACGGCTCCACCCCCTCCAATATCGCCGCCCGACTGCTCAGTGACGGCAACCTGAGGCTGGTGGCCGGCATCAACCTCCCCATGCTGGTCCGGGTCCTCAACTACCCGAGCCTGCCCCTGGATACCCTAGCCGACAAGGCCATCAGCGGCGGCCGCGAGGGCGTCCTGAGCAACCCCCTGTGA
- the mgtE gene encoding magnesium transporter — translation MAEAAEETTQSESDELRREFVLALESGDPVAAGERVADLHPAEIAHLLESLPAADREPAWEVIRDRFHADVLSYLNDDLRAELLHRLSPEELVEAAQQLDIDDLADVLPDMPDAAIQAVLNSLDDQRRSRLDTALAYPEDSAGGLMNLDAVTVRGNITVDVVLRYLRRLGDLPDATDTLFVVSREGRYLGHLPLSELVTAEPGLTVAEVMRRDLDGIPGETPAHDVAKRFEHRDLISAPVVDTDGTLLGRITIDDVVDVIRDEGEHSFLSMAGVQDEEDMFAPVRASARRRVIWLGLNMVAAFVAARVIGLFEASLQQAVALAVLMPVVASMGGIAGNQTLALVIRGLALDQIGPGNTLKLLRKEITVGLVNGLGLSVLIAGVAWAWFGDPALGGVIALALIINLFMAAVAGTLIPLLLRRLGGDPALGGGMLLMTVTDVTGFGVFLGLATLLLL, via the coding sequence ATGGCCGAAGCGGCGGAAGAGACAACCCAGTCCGAGTCCGACGAGCTGCGCCGCGAATTCGTGCTGGCGCTGGAGTCGGGGGACCCCGTCGCCGCCGGGGAGCGAGTCGCCGACCTCCACCCCGCCGAGATCGCCCACCTGCTGGAATCCCTGCCGGCCGCCGACCGCGAGCCGGCCTGGGAGGTCATCCGCGACCGCTTCCACGCTGACGTCCTCAGCTACCTCAATGACGACCTGCGCGCAGAGCTCCTCCACCGGCTCTCCCCGGAGGAGCTGGTCGAGGCGGCGCAGCAGCTCGACATCGACGACCTGGCGGACGTCCTGCCGGACATGCCGGATGCCGCAATCCAGGCCGTGCTCAACAGCCTGGACGACCAGCGCCGTTCGCGCCTGGACACCGCCCTGGCCTACCCCGAGGACAGCGCCGGCGGCCTGATGAACCTGGACGCGGTCACCGTCCGCGGCAACATCACCGTGGACGTGGTCCTGCGCTACCTGCGCCGCCTGGGCGACCTCCCCGACGCCACCGACACCCTGTTCGTGGTCAGCCGCGAGGGACGCTACCTGGGCCACCTGCCGCTGTCGGAGCTGGTCACCGCCGAGCCGGGGCTCACCGTGGCCGAGGTCATGCGCCGGGACCTGGACGGCATCCCCGGCGAGACCCCGGCCCACGACGTGGCCAAGCGGTTCGAGCACCGCGACCTCATCTCCGCCCCGGTAGTGGACACCGACGGGACGCTGCTCGGCCGGATCACCATCGACGACGTGGTCGACGTCATCCGTGACGAGGGCGAGCACTCCTTCCTGAGCATGGCCGGTGTCCAGGACGAGGAGGACATGTTCGCGCCGGTGCGCGCCTCCGCCCGGCGGCGCGTGATCTGGCTGGGGCTGAACATGGTCGCCGCCTTCGTCGCCGCCCGGGTCATCGGCCTGTTCGAGGCGAGCCTGCAGCAGGCGGTGGCCCTGGCGGTGCTCATGCCGGTGGTGGCCAGCATGGGCGGCATCGCCGGCAACCAGACCCTGGCGCTGGTGATCCGCGGCCTGGCCCTGGACCAGATCGGACCGGGCAATACCCTCAAGCTCCTGCGCAAGGAGATCACCGTCGGCCTGGTCAACGGCCTGGGGCTGTCGGTGCTCATCGCCGGCGTGGCCTGGGCCTGGTTCGGCGACCCGGCCCTGGGCGGGGTCATCGCCCTGGCGCTCATTATCAACCTGTTCATGGCCGCGGTGGCGGGGACCCTGATCCCGCTGCTGCTGCGTCGGCTGGGCGGCGATCCCGCCCTGGGCGGCGGCATGCTGCTGATGACCGTCACCGACGTCACCGGCTTCGGCGTCTTCCTGGGGCTCGCCACCCTGCTGCTGCTGTAA
- the rapZ gene encoding RNase adapter RapZ — MKLVVVSGLSGSGKSVALHVLEDLGYYCIDNLPLGLLTALGGQLSGPGGRTPERVAVGIDARNLAGDLERFPAMLEELAGHGFESETLFFFAERETLLKRFSETRRKHPLTDGSLPLGDAIDAEWQLLEPIAANAALHIDTSHTNVHELRDLITSRVGREEAGLSLQFLSFGFKHGVPADADFVFDIRCLPNPHWEPELRALTGRDFAVAEYLEGEPLVEQMYAQIRDFLATWLPHFQRDNRSYVTVAIGCTGGQHRSVYFAERLGAHFQDQLDSVQVRHREVP, encoded by the coding sequence ATGAAGCTGGTCGTGGTCAGCGGCCTCTCCGGGTCGGGCAAGAGCGTGGCCCTCCACGTACTGGAGGACCTGGGCTACTACTGCATCGACAACCTGCCCCTGGGGCTGCTCACGGCCCTGGGCGGGCAGCTCTCCGGCCCCGGCGGCCGGACCCCCGAGCGGGTGGCGGTGGGTATCGATGCCCGCAACCTCGCCGGCGACCTCGAGCGCTTCCCGGCCATGCTGGAGGAGCTGGCCGGCCACGGCTTCGAGAGCGAGACCCTGTTCTTCTTCGCCGAGCGCGAGACCCTGCTCAAGCGCTTCTCGGAGACCCGGCGCAAGCACCCGCTCACTGACGGCTCCCTGCCCCTGGGCGACGCCATCGACGCCGAATGGCAACTGCTGGAGCCCATCGCCGCCAACGCCGCGCTCCACATCGACACCAGCCACACCAACGTCCACGAGCTGCGCGATCTCATCACGAGCCGCGTGGGCCGGGAGGAGGCGGGGCTCTCCCTGCAGTTCCTCTCCTTCGGCTTCAAGCACGGCGTCCCGGCGGATGCGGATTTCGTCTTCGACATCCGCTGCCTGCCCAACCCCCACTGGGAGCCGGAGCTGCGCGCCCTCACCGGCCGCGACTTCGCCGTGGCCGAGTACCTGGAGGGAGAGCCCCTGGTGGAGCAGATGTACGCCCAGATCCGCGACTTCCTCGCCACCTGGCTGCCCCACTTCCAGCGCGACAACCGCAGCTACGTCACCGTGGCCATCGGCTGCACCGGGGGCCAGCACCGCTCGGTCTACTTCGCCGAACGGCTGGGGGCCCACTTCCAGGACCAGCTCGACTCGGTCCAGGTCCGCCACCGGGAGGTCCCGTAA
- a CDS encoding HPr family phosphocarrier protein, which yields MPSRDVDIINRLGLHARAAAKFVNTAGEYAADLEVERDGQRVNGKSIMGVMMLAAGQGSTLTLHAEGDDADALLDGLEALIADRFGEGE from the coding sequence ATGCCCAGCCGCGACGTCGACATCATCAACCGTCTGGGGCTGCACGCCCGCGCCGCCGCCAAGTTCGTCAACACCGCCGGCGAATACGCCGCCGACCTGGAGGTGGAGCGCGACGGCCAGCGGGTCAACGGCAAGAGCATCATGGGGGTGATGATGCTCGCCGCCGGCCAGGGCTCCACCCTCACCCTCCACGCCGAGGGCGACGACGCCGACGCCCTGCTCGACGGCCTGGAGGCCCTCATCGCCGACCGCTTCGGCGAGGGCGAATAG